A single region of the Hirundo rustica isolate bHirRus1 chromosome 17, bHirRus1.pri.v3, whole genome shotgun sequence genome encodes:
- the DHX37 gene encoding probable ATP-dependent RNA helicase DHX37: MGRARRRHNWKARLPQGPAPPPAAEPLELPLELGDGATLKGIDESNALVLPAKKAKKKKVSHVVQQQKKPLSKKQKRNLQKVLEQKEKKKQRAELLSKLNEVQASEAEMKLLYTTSKLGIGERIYQIKRVTQEPKADVPEKIRSVGGANKRRHSSGSESEPEEEPSSSEEEKEEQKQDPEKSSASAVNAAGKAEGGVGKAGAEQPPAGPRAPGPQAAPSRAPCKPAVFVPVDRTPQIQEARLKLPILAEEQVVMEAINENPVVIICGETGSGKTTQVPQFLYEAGYASSGGTIGITEPRRVAAVSMSQRVAKEMNLSHRVVSYQIRYEGNVTDETQIKFMTDGVLLKEIQKDFLLSKYNVIIIDEAHERSVYTDILIGLLSRIVPLRQKKGLPLKLIIMSATLRVEDFTDNARLFSVKPPVVQVDARQFPVTVHFNKKTPLDDYSGECFRKVCKIHRMLPAGGILVFLTGQVEVHSLCRRLRKAFPYQKKSTAGGEDDKEDSVEEIRKFKKSRKRRKVLTLPKIDLNNYSVVPVDEGDEDRDIDSDDDAAAGSDLDLDLGDGDSGEDEKSDLSLPLYVLPLYSLLAPEKQAKVFRAPPPGTRLCVVATNVAETSLTIPGIKYVVDCGRAKRRFYDRITGVSSFRVTWISQASADQRAGRAGRTEPGHCYRLYSSAVFMDFEKFSAPEITRRPVEDLILQMKSLNIEKVINFPFPTPPPTEALAAAEELLIALGALKEPPMTGRLKQQLAAKLSCPISALGRVMATFPVAPRYAKMLALSRQHECLPYTITIVSAMTVRELFEELDRPAGSEEEAAQLKGRRARFLQMQKVWAGQGPMQKLGDLMVMLGAVGACEYAGCTQRFCKENGLRYKAMLEIRRLRGQLTTAVNSVCADAGLYVDPKMKPPTEAQVTYLRQIVLAGLGDHVARRVQAEELLDDKWKNAYKTALLEDPVFIHPSSVLFKELPEFVVYQEIVETTKLYMKGVSAVEPEWIPALLPPYCHFGKPLEEPPPSYCPGTGRVRCHRPSVFYRVGWQLPAVEVDYPAGIERYKHFARFLLEGKVIKKLSSYRQCLLSSPLIMLKTWSKLQPRTEALLQALVKENCDNRDALLAAWKKNPKYLLAAYRQWLPEAMHAELALKWPPIAL, from the exons ATGGGCCGGGCGCGCCGCCGGCACAACTGGAAGGCGCGGCTGCCGCagggccccgcgccgccgcccgccgcagAGCCGCTGGAGCTGCCGCTGGAGCTGGGAG ATGGAGCAACGCTGAAGGGAATTGATGAAAGCAATGCCCTGGTGCTGccagcaaaaaaagcaaagaagaaaaaagtctcGCATGTTGTGCAACAGCAGAAGAAACCCCTGagcaagaaacagaagagaaaccTGCAGAAAGTTTTggagcagaaggagaagaagaaacag CGAGCTGAGTTGCTGAGCAAGCTGAATGAGGTCCAGGCTTCTGAGGCAGAAATGAAACTCCTGTACACTACTTCCAAACTGGGGATTGGGGAGCGCATCTACCAGATTAAAAG GGTGACTCAGGAGCCCAAGGCTGATGTCCCTGAAAAGATCAGGAGCGTCGGTGGTGCAAACAAGAGAAGGCACAGCTCAGGTTCAGAATCAGAGCCTGAGGAagagcccagcagctctgaggaggagaaggaggagcagaaaCAAGACCCTGAGAAGTCCTCAGCCAGTGCTGTGAATGCtgctgggaaggcagagggaggagtggggaaggcaggggctgagcagccTCCAGCTGGTCCCCGTGCCCCAGGGCCCcaggcagcccccagcaggGCACCCTGCAAGCCTGCAGTGTTTGTCCCTGTGGACAGGACTCCTCAGATTCAG GAAGCAAGACTAAAGCTTCCAATCCTTGCTGAAGAGCAAGTGGTGATGGAAGCCATTAACGAGAACCCTGTTGTGATCATTTGTGGAGAGACAGGAAGTGGCAAAACCACACAAGTGCCTCAGTTCCTCTACGAGGCTGGATATGCCAG CTCCGGCGGCACCATCGGGATCACGGAGCCTCGGCGCGTGGCTGCGGTGTCCATGTCCCAGAGGGTCGCCAAGGAGATGAACCTGTCCCACAG GGTGGTTTCCTATCAGATCCGATATGAAGGGAACGTCACAGATGAAACACAGATCAAGTTCATGACGGATGGTGTGCTGCTCAAAGAGATTCAGAAG gACTTTCTGCTTTCCAAGTACAACGTCATCATCATTGACGAGGCCCACGAGAGGAGCGTGTACACGGATATCCTGATAGGCCTCCTGTCTCGCATCGTGCCCCTCCGGCAGAAG AAGGGGCTGCCCCTCAAGCTGATCATCATGTCGGCGACTCTGCGGGTGGAGGATTTCACTGACAACGCCAGGCTGTTCTCTGTTAAACCTCCTGTCGTTCAG GTGGATGCAAGGCAATTCCCTGTAACTGTTCATTTTAACAAGAAAACCCCCCTGGATGACTACAGTGGGGAGTGCTTCAGGAAGGTGTGTAAAATCCATCGGATGCTGCCTGCAG GTGggattttggtgtttttaaCAGGCCAGGTAGAAGTTCACTCTCTCTGTAGAAGGTTGAGGAAAGCATTCCCATACCAAAAGAAGAGCACTGCAG GGGGAGAGGATGACAAAGAGGACTCGGTGGAAGAAATCAGGAAATTTAAGAAGTCGAGGAAGCGGAGGAAAGTTCTG ACACTCCCCAAAATCGATCTGAACAATTACTCTGTGGTACCAGTGGATGAAGGAGATGAAGACAGAGACATTGACAGTGATGATGATGCTGCCGCAGGCTCTGATCTTGACCTGGATTTGGGAGATGGAGACTCAGGAGAAG ATGAGAAATCCgatttgtccctgcccctgtatGTGCTCCCGCTCTATTCCTTGCTGGCACCAGAGAAACAGGCAAAG GTGTTCAGGGCTCCTCCTCCCGGCACCAGGCTCTGCGTGGTGGCCACCAACGTGGCCGAGACGTCCCTCACCATCCCGGGCATCAAGTACGTGGTGGACTGCGGGCGGGCCAAGCGCCGTTTCTACGACAGGATCACGGGGGTCTCGTCCTTCAGGGTCACCTGGATCTCGCAGGCCTCGGCCGACCAGCGCGCGGGCCGAGCCGGCCGCACCGAGCCCGGCCACTGCTACAG GTTATACTCTTCAGCGGTTTTCATGGACTTTGAGAAATTTTCTGCTCCAGAAATAACAAGGCGACCAGTAGAAGACTTAATTCTGCAAATGAAGTCATTAAATATAGAAAAG gTCATCAACTTCCCCTTCCCAACTCCACCTCCCACAgaagccctggcagcagctgaggagttGCTGATAGCCCTGGGTGCCCTGAAGGAGCCCCCCATGACAGGAAG gctgaagcagcagctggcagcgAAGCTGAGCTGCCCCAtcagtgccctgggcagggtgaTGGCCACTTTTCCCGTGGCGCCCCGCTATGCCAAGATGCTGGCGCTGAGCAGGCAGCACGAGTGCCTGCCCTACACCATCACCATCGTGTCTGCCATGACCGTCAGGGAGCTGTTTGAGGAGCTGGACAG GCCAGCGGGGAGCGAGGAGGAGGCAGCCCAGCTGAAGGGGAGGAGAGCCAGGTTTTTACAGATGCAGAAGgtctgggctgggcaggggccgATGCAGAAGCTGGGGGACCTGATGGTGATGTTAG gagcagtgggGGCCTGTGAATACGCCGGGTGCACCCAAAGGTTCTGCAAAGAGAACGGGCTCCGCTACAAAGCCATGCTGGAAATCCGGCGCTTGAGAGGGCAGCTGACCACAGCag TGAACTCGGTGTGCGCGGATGCCGGGCTCTACGTTGACCCGAAGATGAAGCCCCCCACAGAAGCTCAGGTGACCTACCTGAGGCAGAttgtgctggcagggctgggggatcaCGTTGCCCGAAGGGttcaggcagaggagctgctggatgaCAAGTGGAAGAACGCCTACAAG ACTGCACTCCTGGAGGACCCAGTGTTCATCCACCCGAGCTCAGTCCTCTTCAAAGAGCTCCCAGAGTTTGTGGTGTATCAAGAAATTGTTGAGACTACAAAGCTGTACATGAAAG GTGTGTCTGCAGTGGAACCCGAGtggatccctgccctgctgcccccgTACTGCCACTTCGGGAAGCCTCTGGAAGAGCCTCCTCCCTCCTACTGCCCTGGCACGGGCCGAGTTCGCTGTCACAGACCCAGTGTCTTCT ACCGTgtgggctggcagctgcccgCTGTGGAAGTGGATTACCCCGCAGGAATTGAGCGCTACAAACACTTTGCCAGGTTCCTGCTGGAAGGAAAG GTCATTAAAAAGCTGAGTTCTTACAGACAGTGCCTGCTGTCCAGCCCCCTCATCATGCTGAAGACATGGTCCAA GCTTCAGCCCAGGACAGAAGCCCTCCTGCAGGCTCTAGTTAAAGAAAATTGTGATAATCGTGATGCTTTGCTGGCTGCGTGGAAGAAAAATCCTAAAT
- the BRI3BP gene encoding BRI3-binding protein, which translates to MAAARRVQLRGLLLLLLLLLLLGAAGPGARAARSRGADRQNSLRRAASGLYQGVSGLFGEDNVRALQKFFSRLTERFVNGVDVLMDTFWRIWTDLLDVLGIDASNLTHYFSPAAIANNPTRALLLIGAILLAYWFLSLFLGFFFYLLHMLFGRFFWIARVALFTLSCVYILQKYEGDPEHAVLPLCFVVAVYFMTGPVGFYWRRNSNSSLEEKMDHLDSQIRLLNIRLSRVIENLDRGSEQ; encoded by the exons atggcggcggcgcggcgggtGCAGCTccgggggctgctgctgctgctcctgctgctgctgctgctcggcgcggcggggcccggcgctCGGGCGGCGAGGAGCCGCGGGGCCGACCGCCAGAACAGCCTCCGCCGCGCCGCCAGCGGCCTCTACCAGGGCGTCAGCGGCCTCTTCGGTGAGGACAACGTGCGGGCCCTGCAGAAG tttttctCAAGGTTGACAGAGAGGTTTGTGAATGGGGTGGATGTATTAATGGACACATTCTGGAGAATATGGACTGATTTGTTAGATGTTCTTGGAATTGATG cctCCAACCTGACTCATTATTTCAGCCCGGCGGCGATTGCCAACAACCCGACCCGCGCCCTCCTGCTGATCGGTGCCATTTTACTGGCCTATTGGTTTTTATCTCTCTTCCTTGGATTCTTCTTCTATCTCCTGCACATGCTGTTTGGCCGCTTCTTCTGGATCGCCAGGGTGGCCCTGTTCACCCTGTCCTGTGTGTACATCCTGCAGAAGTACGAGGGCGACCCGGAGCACGCCGTGCTGCCGCTCTGCTTCGTCGTGGCCGTCTACTTCATGACGGGGCCGGTTGGATTTTACTGgagaagaaacagcaacagcagcctggaggagaagaTGGATCACCTGGATAGTCAGATCAGACTGCTGAACATCCGCCTTTCCAGGGTGATCGAGAACCTGGACAGGGGCAGCGAGCAATGA